A window of the Tiliqua scincoides isolate rTilSci1 chromosome 5, rTilSci1.hap2, whole genome shotgun sequence genome harbors these coding sequences:
- the LOC136653149 gene encoding LOW QUALITY PROTEIN: olfactory receptor 5B12-like (The sequence of the model RefSeq protein was modified relative to this genomic sequence to represent the inferred CDS: substituted 1 base at 1 genomic stop codon) produces the protein MEPLHPMVQNGTAVTEFILLGLSSDPEVQLILFGLFLLCYLVALGGNTLILLITALDSRLHNPMYFFLGNLSVVDIGFTSSTVPKMLISYLSQDKRISLAGCFSQMYFFISFGGIECLLLGVMAYDRYAAICHPLHYGVFMNPKTCVWLAASAXILGLANSGVHSGMMSLLSFCWDNVIQHFFCDILPLFQLSCSDTQANQIATFVVGGGVIMGSFLVTLMSYVYIVLAIVRIRTKEGRLKAFSTCASHLTVVNIYFGTIIFTYIHPNSTYFQQQDRILSVLYGILTPMLNPIIYSLRNKDVQGALRKAMGRA, from the exons ATGGAGCCCCTACATCCGATGGTGCAGAATGGCACAGCTGTTACTGAATTTATACTCCTGGGGCTCTCCAGCGACCCAGAGGTCCAACTCATTCTCTTtggtctctttctcctttgctactTGGTGGCCCTAGGTGGAAACACTCTCATTCTCCTCATCACCGCTTTGGACAGCAGACTGCacaaccccatgtatttctttctgGGTAATCTCTCTGTTGTGGACATTGGGTTCACATCTTCCACTGTTCCCAAGATGCTGATAAGTTATCTCTCTCAGGACAAgcgaatctcccttgctggttGCTTCTCCCAAATGTATTTCTTCATCTCCTTTGGTGGCATTGAATGCCTCCTGCTGGGTGTGATGGCATATGACCGGTATGCTGCCATTTGCCACCCACTGCACTA TGGTGTATTCATGAACCCCAAAACGTGTGTGTGGCTGGCAGCATCTGCCTGAATTCTGGGCTTGGCTAACTCTGGTGTGCACTCTGGCATGATgtcccttttgtctttctgcTGGGACAATGTCATCCAACACTTCTTTTGTGACATCCTACCCCTGTTTCAGCTCTCCTGTTCTGACACTCAGGCCAATCAAATTGCGACCTTTGTGGTGGGTGGAGGTGTGATCATGGGTTCATTTCTGGTTACTCTGATGTCGTACGTCTATATAGTTTTGGCCATTGTCAGGATCCGCACCAAGGAAGGGCGTCTCAAGGCCTTTTCTACCTGTGCTTCTCACCTGACTGTGGTCAACATCTACTTTGGCACCATCATCTTCACATACATCCATCCCAACTCCACATACTTCCAGCAGCAGGATCGGATTTTGTCTGTGCTATACGGGATTCTCACACCAATGCTCAATCCAATCATCTATAGCTTGAGAAACAAGGATGTGCAAGGGGCACTCCGGAAAGCCATGGGTAGGGCATAA